In a single window of the Thermofilum uzonense genome:
- a CDS encoding MFS transporter produces the protein MEAVQTRKPGAVDRKYLWTVLSVTTIGAFMAGLDTRIVVVGLDAVAKALHADIEQALWFTQAYMLGSTLMLLLVGRLADLYGRVKLYVAGFLVFTIGSLLAGTSTSPEMLISTRFLQGLGGGILGTVSAAIVTDAAAGGPLAFALSINALAFRMGSLLGLTLGGLIIGLLDWRYIFWINVPVGLLASWWGLKALRETYRPVEAKKMDWPGFLAFTAFMVSILLALTFEAYGLSYRRIVNILLSSSLVSLVVFGLWELRSRHPLLDLRLFRVWGFTGGVIAQFLNAIAFGSVMLLFTLYFEVGKGVSAAGTGLLILPYELSFLVFSLLSGKLSDKYGYVYFSIAGLLIGSAALFILSGLTLSTPYHVFALGSALLGAGNGLFISPNNSAIMSSVPEHRRGIASALRNVLFNLGLTLSLNISVLLLSSRLSYSLITKLLISAELDQATLDSGRRSLALAIGETFRILGIVNLSAAIFSFSRVKSSIR, from the coding sequence ATGGAGGCAGTACAGACACGCAAGCCCGGAGCTGTTGATAGGAAGTACCTTTGGACAGTGCTCTCCGTAACTACTATAGGCGCATTCATGGCCGGGCTAGACACACGCATAGTAGTGGTGGGCTTAGACGCTGTGGCTAAGGCGCTCCACGCTGACATAGAGCAGGCACTATGGTTCACCCAGGCATACATGCTAGGGAGCACGTTGATGCTGCTGCTCGTGGGTCGTCTAGCAGACCTCTACGGCCGGGTAAAGCTCTACGTCGCGGGATTCCTGGTCTTCACGATCGGGTCCCTTCTAGCCGGGACATCGACCTCCCCGGAGATGCTTATCTCTACACGTTTCCTTCAAGGGCTTGGGGGAGGTATACTGGGGACTGTTAGCGCGGCAATTGTTACGGATGCCGCTGCGGGGGGCCCTCTCGCCTTTGCATTGAGCATAAACGCTCTGGCCTTCAGGATGGGCTCGCTCCTTGGCTTGACGCTTGGAGGACTCATCATAGGACTCTTGGACTGGAGGTATATCTTTTGGATAAACGTCCCCGTGGGCCTTCTAGCATCCTGGTGGGGGTTAAAGGCTCTAAGGGAGACGTACAGGCCTGTCGAGGCCAAGAAGATGGACTGGCCAGGCTTCCTAGCTTTCACGGCCTTCATGGTGTCTATCCTGTTGGCGCTAACCTTCGAGGCATACGGCTTGTCGTATAGGAGGATAGTGAACATCTTGTTGTCCTCGTCTCTAGTCTCACTAGTAGTCTTCGGGTTGTGGGAGCTAAGATCAAGGCACCCCCTGCTAGACCTTAGGCTCTTCCGGGTATGGGGCTTTACGGGCGGGGTCATAGCACAGTTCCTCAACGCTATAGCCTTCGGCTCCGTGATGCTCTTATTCACGCTGTACTTTGAGGTCGGGAAGGGCGTCTCCGCGGCTGGCACCGGTCTACTCATTCTTCCCTACGAGCTTTCCTTCCTCGTCTTCAGCCTGTTGAGCGGGAAGCTCTCGGACAAGTACGGATACGTGTACTTCTCCATTGCAGGCCTACTCATAGGAAGTGCCGCGCTGTTCATACTCTCCGGCCTCACCCTGTCTACGCCTTACCATGTCTTCGCGCTTGGATCTGCACTCCTAGGAGCTGGGAACGGCCTCTTCATCTCGCCCAACAACAGCGCGATAATGTCCTCCGTCCCCGAGCACAGGAGGGGGATAGCCTCAGCACTCAGGAATGTCTTATTCAACCTGGGCCTCACGCTGAGCCTAAACATCTCGGTCCTGCTCCTGTCTAGCAGGCTATCATATAGCCTTATAACGAAACTCCTGATATCAGCCGAGCTAGACCAGGCAACCCTGGACAGTGGACGTAGGTCGTTGGCCTTAGCCATAGGAGAGACGTTCCGCATCCTCGGGATAGTCAACCTCTCAGCGGCGATATTCTCGTTCAGCAGGGTTAAGTCAAGTATTAGGTAG
- the gapN gene encoding NADP-dependent glyceraldehyde-3-phosphate dehydrogenase: MLRLSSKIFQGVYEEVEGFYRFKTYVAGQWEGGREYIRVRSPIDDSVIAEVPKLSWEQADRALGLVYEKGRWQVRDTPGWRRLELLERLADLMERHREDLELSLVVNAGKTRAEARGEVDASIDRLRRADLDARRIFGEYVPGDWDPTTQETEALVRREPYGVVLAIAPFNYPLFDTVAKFTYSFVAGNAVVMKPPSADPVPIILLAKLLEEAGFPRESFAILTIPGSESDRMVADERISVVSFTGSSSTGKRVLSVGGIKQYIMELGGGDPALVLSDADVGAAIEAVARGIYSYAGQRCDAVRLVLVERPIYEEFKARLVERLSRVVVGDPRSPGTTMGPLISPSAVDEMLRAVEDAVERGGRVLYGGRRLGPTYVEPTLVEIIDKKALTESVMYREEVFAPAALITDFAGDEEALRLANGRRYGLDAAIFGQDIDRIRKLVRFLEFGAVYVNDMPRHGVGYYPYGGRKESGIGREGIAYSVEQVSAYKTIVFNFRGKGVWKYA; this comes from the coding sequence GCTTAGGTTGTCTTCGAAGATCTTTCAGGGTGTTTACGAGGAGGTCGAGGGCTTCTACCGCTTCAAGACGTATGTCGCAGGCCAGTGGGAGGGCGGGAGGGAGTACATCAGGGTTAGATCCCCTATCGACGACAGCGTCATAGCAGAGGTCCCTAAGCTCTCCTGGGAGCAGGCCGACAGGGCGCTGGGCCTCGTCTACGAGAAGGGTCGTTGGCAGGTGCGGGACACCCCTGGGTGGAGGAGGCTCGAGCTACTCGAGAGGCTGGCCGACCTCATGGAGAGGCACAGGGAGGATTTGGAGCTAAGCCTCGTCGTCAACGCCGGGAAGACCCGGGCCGAGGCGAGGGGAGAGGTGGACGCCAGCATCGACAGGCTCCGGAGGGCCGACCTCGACGCCAGGAGAATATTCGGCGAGTACGTCCCGGGTGACTGGGACCCCACGACGCAGGAGACCGAGGCGCTGGTGCGCAGGGAGCCCTACGGTGTCGTCCTAGCGATCGCGCCGTTCAACTACCCTCTCTTCGACACCGTGGCGAAGTTCACGTACAGCTTCGTGGCGGGGAACGCGGTGGTCATGAAGCCCCCCTCCGCCGACCCCGTGCCGATCATACTCCTTGCGAAGCTCCTGGAGGAGGCGGGCTTCCCCAGGGAGTCCTTCGCTATCCTCACGATCCCGGGCTCCGAGAGCGACAGGATGGTCGCGGACGAGAGGATCAGCGTGGTGAGCTTCACGGGCAGTAGCTCGACGGGCAAGAGGGTCCTCTCCGTCGGGGGCATCAAGCAGTATATAATGGAGCTGGGAGGCGGGGACCCCGCCCTCGTGCTGTCCGACGCCGACGTAGGGGCGGCCATCGAGGCTGTGGCGAGGGGCATATACTCGTACGCGGGGCAGAGGTGCGACGCGGTAAGGCTAGTCCTCGTCGAGAGGCCTATATACGAGGAGTTCAAGGCCAGGCTCGTGGAGAGGTTGTCCAGGGTCGTCGTGGGCGACCCCAGGAGCCCGGGCACCACCATGGGTCCCCTGATAAGCCCCTCCGCGGTCGACGAGATGCTGAGGGCCGTCGAGGACGCCGTGGAGAGGGGCGGGAGGGTGCTGTACGGCGGCAGGAGGCTAGGGCCAACGTACGTGGAGCCGACGCTCGTCGAGATTATTGACAAGAAGGCCTTGACGGAGTCCGTGATGTACAGGGAGGAGGTCTTCGCGCCGGCAGCCCTGATCACGGACTTCGCCGGCGACGAGGAGGCGCTTAGGCTGGCCAACGGGCGCAGGTACGGGCTGGACGCGGCGATCTTCGGCCAGGACATAGACAGGATCAGGAAGCTTGTGCGCTTCCTGGAGTTCGGCGCCGTGTACGTGAACGACATGCCTCGGCACGGCGTGGGCTACTACCCGTACGGCGGCCGCAAGGAGTCGGGCATCGGGAGAGAGGGGATAGCTTACTCCGTAGAGCAGGTGAGCGCCTACAAGACGATAGTGTTCAACTTCAGGGGGAAGGGCGTGTGGAAGTACGCTTGA
- a CDS encoding AbrB/MazE/SpoVT family DNA-binding domain-containing protein — translation MEVLLRIRKKGVLILPKSLREAAGIEEGEVLAEARDGFIVLRPFKLKEVEVDRRIVDELLREEGELERRKMNGILREVGG, via the coding sequence ATGGAGGTTTTGCTCAGGATAAGGAAGAAAGGGGTTTTGATACTCCCTAAATCGCTGCGTGAGGCGGCGGGAATTGAGGAGGGGGAAGTTTTGGCTGAAGCTCGGGACGGCTTCATTGTTCTGAGACCGTTTAAGCTGAAGGAGGTTGAGGTAGACCGGAGGATAGTCGATGAGCTTCTCCGGGAGGAGGGAGAGCTGGAGAGGCGGAAGATGAATGGTATCCTCAGGGAGGTAGGTGGTTGA
- a CDS encoding extracellular solute-binding protein has protein sequence MVTRRQFIYLVGGVALAAAAGGIYYWLSQTPSTQPSKPKKISGKLTILGRSGYHETINRNLMDTFSKKYPDVTLDYVPKGYTDEYQTIILSMRNKSSDYDVLYIDEPWIHMFIQNGWLMPIDNPDLSNYPDFLKSWPTVGGKTYAQAITGNANFLFYRTDILKDLGESPPETWDDVLRIAKKVKSKYTDTGVKLYGFGAYSVKGTSIAQDTFPAILYPFGGRYFADDGITPALKSQEAIDALEFFKELKKYSHPRMTEFGSLAEYSEAILRGEVAIGVVWNGWISDIDNPQKSQVVGKIDIMPYPRQKVSFGAQSGVWYMAASSYTTNPDAAIEYVKVTTSFEAQKRAAIEAGLPPTRLNVFTDPDYKAKVRLADKFLDIIRVVKPVRTNPLWGDMAENVGTYLYMGLLGQISAEEAITKAYEEMVKVTSAVKS, from the coding sequence ATGGTCACCAGGCGTCAGTTCATCTACCTCGTAGGAGGAGTAGCTCTAGCAGCAGCGGCGGGCGGGATCTATTACTGGCTTTCTCAGACACCCTCAACACAGCCGTCAAAACCCAAGAAGATTTCTGGAAAGCTAACGATCCTGGGTAGGAGTGGTTACCACGAGACCATCAACAGGAACCTAATGGACACCTTCAGCAAGAAGTATCCCGATGTGACTTTAGACTATGTCCCCAAGGGCTATACCGACGAGTATCAGACTATCATACTATCCATGAGGAACAAGTCGAGCGACTACGACGTGCTCTACATTGACGAGCCCTGGATCCACATGTTCATACAGAACGGCTGGCTGATGCCCATCGATAACCCAGACCTTTCAAACTATCCAGACTTCCTCAAGAGCTGGCCCACCGTGGGGGGCAAGACATATGCGCAGGCCATCACTGGGAACGCGAACTTCCTCTTCTACCGCACGGACATCCTAAAGGACCTGGGAGAGTCTCCACCCGAAACCTGGGACGACGTGCTCCGGATAGCCAAGAAGGTCAAAAGCAAGTACACGGATACCGGTGTCAAGCTCTACGGGTTCGGCGCATACTCTGTTAAAGGAACCTCTATCGCACAGGACACCTTCCCAGCGATACTTTACCCGTTCGGTGGGAGATACTTCGCAGACGACGGTATCACCCCTGCGCTCAAGAGCCAGGAGGCCATCGACGCGCTAGAGTTCTTCAAGGAGTTAAAGAAGTACTCTCACCCGAGGATGACCGAGTTTGGCAGCCTTGCAGAGTACAGCGAGGCTATTCTAAGGGGAGAGGTGGCCATAGGAGTAGTCTGGAACGGCTGGATCTCAGACATTGACAACCCGCAGAAGTCACAGGTTGTCGGGAAGATCGACATAATGCCATACCCGCGCCAGAAGGTGTCCTTCGGTGCACAGTCTGGAGTCTGGTATATGGCTGCTTCTTCATATACAACGAACCCTGACGCCGCTATCGAATACGTGAAGGTCACCACGAGCTTCGAGGCCCAGAAGAGGGCTGCGATAGAGGCAGGACTACCGCCAACCAGGCTGAACGTATTTACGGATCCCGACTACAAGGCTAAGGTAAGGCTGGCAGACAAATTCCTGGACATCATTAGAGTCGTCAAACCAGTCAGAACAAACCCGCTATGGGGAGACATGGCTGAAAACGTTGGAACGTATCTCTACATGGGACTCTTGGGCCAGATAAGCGCAGAGGAGGCGATTACTAAGGCTTATGAGGAAATGGTTAAGGTAACCTCGGCTGTTAAGTCTTAA